One stretch of Thermococcus sp. 21S9 DNA includes these proteins:
- a CDS encoding DUF4152 family protein: MRIVSADTGGALLTEDYEPIGLIATAAVLVEKPYRTATLSRVRYANPFDYDMSGRQAIRDEAFLAVELARDVKPDVIHLDSTIGGIEVRKLDEPTIDALTITDRGKEVWKDLAKDLQPLAKKFWEETGIEIIAIGKSSVPVRIAEIYAGLYTAKWAIEYARKEGKAIVGLPRYMKVEIRPGKIYGESLDPREGGLFGEIEAETEGIGWELYPNPLVRRFMVLEVWRE; the protein is encoded by the coding sequence ATGAGGATTGTTTCAGCCGACACGGGTGGGGCCCTACTAACGGAGGACTACGAGCCGATAGGACTCATTGCAACGGCGGCAGTACTGGTTGAGAAGCCCTACAGAACCGCGACGCTCAGCAGGGTTCGCTACGCCAACCCCTTCGACTACGACATGAGCGGGAGGCAGGCCATCCGGGACGAGGCTTTCCTCGCGGTGGAGCTTGCGAGGGATGTCAAGCCGGATGTCATCCACCTCGACTCGACCATCGGCGGGATAGAGGTGAGAAAGCTCGACGAGCCGACCATTGACGCTTTAACGATAACCGACCGCGGGAAGGAGGTGTGGAAAGACCTCGCGAAGGACCTCCAGCCACTGGCGAAGAAGTTCTGGGAGGAGACGGGGATAGAGATAATAGCCATCGGCAAGTCGAGCGTCCCCGTTAGGATAGCGGAAATCTACGCTGGCCTGTACACGGCGAAGTGGGCCATCGAGTACGCGAGGAAGGAAGGGAAAGCCATCGTCGGCCTCCCGCGCTACATGAAGGTCGAGATAAGGCCCGGAAAAATCTACGGGGAAAGCCTCGACCCGCGCGAGGGCGGTCTCTTCGGGGAAATTGAAGCGGAAACAGAGGGAATCGGCTGGGAGCTGTATCCGAACCCGCTCGTGAGGCGCTTCATGGTTCTTGAGGTTTGGAGGGAGTAA
- a CDS encoding AI-2E family transporter, with the protein MKAEELVWGAVIAIILYVTWRVVHPLVTPIFFGFVLAYASYPIQRRLSVRLGRKRSALVISLSMLVFGGALTLELLLVSVQVLMSFYEGIVNVFNWLLTLPLPSDVLNFLQHFQDQVVPRIADYLSRQAFSLPSYLLQLFVFFFTYYYALAYGEEIRAQIYALLPEKNRELGEEILRSVNKTLSALVRAWLLLNVAKGILMTIGFIIFRVSDLYTAIVAGFLTFAFSFVPLFEGWMIWLAAAIYFAVKGAYLHALGIALYGFILVSPMPDYTIRPMLVARDTELDETLVFIGMIGGTWAMGLKGLIIGPIVLNLLLVLLKEWKRLTESSRRPSQAPQELSSRPPG; encoded by the coding sequence ATGAAGGCCGAGGAACTCGTCTGGGGCGCGGTTATAGCAATCATCCTCTACGTAACCTGGAGGGTAGTGCATCCCCTCGTGACGCCCATATTCTTCGGGTTCGTTCTGGCCTATGCATCATACCCGATTCAGCGCAGGCTCTCAGTGAGGCTCGGAAGGAAGCGCTCCGCCCTCGTGATAAGCCTTTCAATGCTCGTCTTTGGCGGAGCACTGACACTGGAACTCCTCCTCGTCTCTGTTCAGGTTCTCATGTCCTTTTACGAGGGCATCGTGAACGTCTTCAACTGGCTTCTGACCCTTCCGCTACCCTCGGACGTCCTCAACTTCCTCCAGCACTTCCAGGACCAGGTGGTCCCTAGGATAGCCGATTACCTCTCAAGGCAGGCGTTCTCCCTGCCCTCCTACCTCCTCCAGCTCTTCGTGTTCTTCTTCACCTACTACTACGCCCTCGCCTACGGGGAGGAAATCCGGGCCCAGATATACGCCCTTCTGCCCGAGAAAAACCGCGAACTCGGCGAGGAAATCCTGCGGAGCGTGAACAAAACCCTCTCCGCCCTCGTTAGGGCATGGCTCCTCCTCAACGTGGCCAAGGGAATCCTGATGACAATCGGCTTCATAATCTTCCGCGTTTCAGACCTCTACACGGCCATAGTCGCCGGTTTCCTGACGTTCGCCTTTTCCTTCGTCCCCCTCTTCGAGGGCTGGATGATTTGGCTCGCGGCGGCGATATACTTTGCGGTCAAAGGCGCTTATCTACACGCCCTCGGAATAGCTCTCTACGGATTCATTCTCGTCTCCCCGATGCCCGACTACACGATAAGGCCCATGCTTGTGGCGAGAGACACGGAGCTCGACGAGACCCTCGTGTTCATAGGTATGATTGGAGGAACCTGGGCGATGGGGCTGAAGGGCCTTATAATAGGACCAATCGTGTTAAACCTGCTCCTCGTCCTCCTAAAAGAATGGAAAAGGCTCACAGAATCTTCACGCCGGCCTTCTCAAGCTCCTCAAGAGCTTTCTTCTCGTCCTCCGGGTTGA
- a CDS encoding nicotinamidase: MPEEALIVVDMQRDFMPGGALPVPDGDRIIPKVNEYIRKFKEKGALIVATRDWHPENHISFKEQGGPWPKHCVQGTEGAEFVVELPEDAVIISKATEPDKEAYSGFEGTNLAEILREKGVKRVYVCGVATEYCVKATALDALKHGFEVYLLSDAVKGINPEDEKKALEELEKAGVKIL; encoded by the coding sequence ATGCCCGAGGAGGCCCTCATCGTAGTGGACATGCAAAGGGATTTCATGCCCGGCGGAGCGTTGCCGGTTCCCGACGGCGACAGGATAATCCCGAAGGTCAACGAGTACATCAGGAAGTTCAAGGAGAAGGGAGCGCTGATAGTGGCGACGCGCGACTGGCACCCGGAAAACCACATCAGCTTCAAGGAACAGGGAGGCCCCTGGCCGAAGCACTGCGTTCAGGGAACCGAGGGGGCGGAGTTCGTCGTCGAGTTGCCAGAGGACGCGGTGATAATCTCCAAGGCCACCGAGCCAGACAAGGAAGCCTACTCCGGCTTCGAGGGGACGAACCTGGCAGAGATACTCAGGGAGAAGGGCGTTAAGAGGGTTTACGTCTGCGGTGTTGCGACGGAGTACTGCGTAAAGGCAACGGCCTTAGACGCCCTCAAACACGGCTTCGAGGTCTATCTCCTGAGCGACGCGGTAAAGGGCATCAACCCGGAGGACGAGAAGAAAGCTCTTGAGGAGCTTGAGAAGGCCGGCGTGAAGATTCTGTGA
- a CDS encoding DUF2240 family protein: protein MPMHPLKEAVQVKGSTEFTRSELVGILSFRLRRFSVGEAKAVIEEWIKEGLLEEREGKLHARIEALEEAEKPENLLGEMVVHIARALGWTELEVMEGIRALRERYGNLDERILAYLFGLEKGVDMSKFRDRIDV, encoded by the coding sequence ATGCCTATGCACCCGCTCAAGGAAGCAGTCCAGGTCAAGGGCTCAACCGAGTTCACGAGGAGTGAGCTGGTCGGAATCCTGAGCTTCCGGCTCAGGCGCTTCTCGGTGGGCGAAGCAAAGGCGGTGATTGAGGAGTGGATTAAGGAGGGTCTCCTTGAGGAGCGTGAGGGAAAGCTCCACGCGAGGATTGAGGCCCTGGAGGAGGCCGAGAAGCCGGAAAACCTGCTCGGGGAGATGGTCGTCCACATAGCGAGGGCCCTCGGCTGGACGGAGCTCGAGGTGATGGAGGGGATAAGGGCACTGCGCGAGCGTTACGGTAACCTGGACGAGCGGATTTTAGCTTACCTCTTCGGTCTTGAGAAGGGCGTTGACATGTCGAAGTTCAGGGACAGGATTGACGTCTGA
- a CDS encoding PaaI family thioesterase — translation MEQRTHKLTSERLVGRPLKIEPGKAEVELLTTEEMAVDEYGLVHGGFTFGLADYSAMLAVNEPTVVLGKAEVKFLKPVKAGEGLIAKAEVIEDLGRKKIVKAEVFNEKNEKVFEGTFHCYVLERHVLE, via the coding sequence ATGGAGCAGAGGACGCATAAACTAACCTCTGAGAGGCTCGTTGGGAGGCCGTTGAAAATCGAACCCGGAAAAGCTGAGGTCGAGCTTTTAACTACCGAGGAGATGGCGGTTGACGAGTACGGCCTCGTGCACGGTGGTTTTACCTTCGGCCTGGCCGATTACTCTGCTATGCTCGCCGTTAACGAGCCCACCGTCGTCCTCGGAAAGGCCGAGGTGAAGTTCCTCAAGCCCGTTAAGGCCGGTGAAGGGCTGATAGCTAAGGCAGAGGTAATCGAAGACCTCGGGCGTAAAAAGATTGTCAAAGCCGAGGTTTTCAATGAGAAAAACGAGAAGGTCTTCGAGGGAACGTTCCACTGCTACGTCCTTGAAAGGCACGTGCTTGAGTGA
- a CDS encoding PadR family transcriptional regulator, with amino-acid sequence MKYRDFLTLHILHHAREGVTGSFMMEELRRHGYRLSPGTIYPLLHELERKGLLTSREEVRNGRRVRVYTITERGIRALGEGKEKLRELCEELLEE; translated from the coding sequence ATGAAGTACCGGGACTTCCTAACGCTCCACATCCTCCACCACGCGAGGGAAGGAGTTACAGGCAGTTTCATGATGGAAGAACTTAGGAGGCACGGCTACAGACTCAGTCCCGGCACGATTTATCCCCTCCTCCATGAGCTCGAGCGAAAGGGCCTTCTCACGAGCAGGGAAGAGGTTCGGAACGGGAGGAGGGTTAGGGTCTACACGATAACAGAAAGAGGCATTAGGGCTCTTGGAGAGGGGAAAGAGAAGCTGAGGGAACTCTGTGAGGAGCTTCTGGAGGAATGA
- a CDS encoding MFS transporter yields the protein MDENEKRVFGISWNVFLLGIVSFLNDMSSEMIAPIVPAYLTEVLKVGKLAGGSIMGLIESASSLFKVVFGYFSDRFRKRKAFVFTGYALSTLSKGLLAFSRGWLDFLALRLLDRTGKGIRTAPRDALIAESSNGKTGKSFGFHRMMDTLGAVAGPLVAVLLIGLLSYLPKETLYRRIFLLSAVPGLLSLLIIALFVRDRGGEVKRKITAISSLRSRSLQLFLAVVAIGTLGRYSYAFTLWKAEELGYTVLQGSAFYALFNLIYALSAYPIGVYSDRVSKKALIGVGFLLSALASLCFAFARDLTLLLLAFVLYGLYMAVIDTVPRAYMAELAGEGEKGTVIGAYHTVVGVFAFPASLIAGYLWSAYSLTYSFLFASAMAFLAFVLLQFD from the coding sequence ATGGACGAGAACGAAAAGAGGGTCTTCGGAATCAGCTGGAACGTCTTTCTCCTCGGCATCGTCAGCTTCCTCAACGACATGAGCAGTGAGATGATAGCGCCAATAGTTCCGGCTTACCTGACGGAGGTTCTCAAGGTCGGGAAGCTCGCGGGCGGTTCGATAATGGGCCTCATCGAGAGCGCGAGTTCGCTATTCAAGGTGGTTTTCGGCTACTTCAGCGACCGCTTTAGAAAGCGTAAGGCCTTCGTGTTCACAGGCTACGCGCTCTCAACGCTCTCCAAGGGGTTGCTTGCCTTCTCGCGTGGCTGGCTCGACTTCCTCGCGCTCAGACTGCTCGACAGGACGGGGAAGGGAATACGAACGGCCCCGCGCGACGCTCTAATAGCCGAGTCAAGCAACGGAAAAACCGGAAAGTCCTTCGGCTTCCACAGGATGATGGACACCCTTGGCGCGGTTGCCGGTCCCCTCGTGGCGGTTCTGCTAATCGGACTCCTCTCCTACCTGCCGAAGGAAACCCTCTATCGGAGGATTTTCCTCCTCTCCGCCGTCCCAGGACTGCTGTCGCTCCTCATAATAGCGCTCTTCGTCAGGGACAGGGGTGGAGAAGTTAAGAGGAAAATAACCGCTATCTCGTCACTACGGAGCCGTTCCCTTCAGCTCTTCCTTGCGGTTGTCGCCATAGGGACCCTCGGAAGGTACAGCTACGCCTTTACCCTCTGGAAGGCCGAGGAGCTCGGCTACACGGTTCTACAGGGCTCTGCCTTCTACGCGCTCTTCAACCTCATCTACGCCCTCTCAGCTTATCCAATAGGAGTTTACTCGGACAGGGTGAGCAAGAAGGCCTTAATCGGCGTTGGCTTCCTCCTCTCGGCCCTCGCAAGTCTCTGCTTTGCCTTCGCGAGGGACCTGACACTTTTGCTCCTCGCCTTCGTCCTCTACGGCCTCTACATGGCGGTGATTGACACGGTTCCGAGGGCGTACATGGCTGAGCTGGCAGGGGAGGGCGAGAAGGGGACGGTTATAGGTGCCTACCACACTGTGGTTGGAGTATTTGCCTTCCCTGCCTCGCTGATTGCCGGCTACCTCTGGAGTGCCTACTCCTTAACCTACAGCTTCCTCTTCGCCTCCGCCATGGCCTTCCTGGCCTTCGTCCTGCTCCAGTTTGATTGA
- a CDS encoding asparaginase → MRILIIGTGGTIASAKTEKGYKATLSVGEILEMAGIKGDGVEIEAKDILNLDSTLIQPEDWITIGKAVFESLNDYDGIVITHGTDTLAYTSSALSFMLRNVPIPVVLTGSMLPITEPNSDAPRNLKTALTFAMKGFPGIYVAFMDKIMLGTRVSKVHSLGLNAFQSINYPDIAYIKGEEVVIRHKPELPAGEPSFDPRIDPEVVHVRLTPGLSPEVFLAVAEKVHGIVLEGYGAGGIPYRGRNLLEAVSKVAREKPVVMTTQALYGGVDLTRYEVGRRALEAGVIPAGDMTKEATLVKLMYALGRSREVEEVRRIMEKNLAGELSSAF, encoded by the coding sequence GTGAGGATTCTAATAATCGGTACCGGCGGGACGATAGCGAGCGCGAAGACCGAGAAGGGTTACAAAGCCACGCTGAGCGTCGGCGAGATACTGGAGATGGCCGGAATAAAAGGCGACGGCGTTGAGATAGAGGCGAAGGACATACTCAACCTCGACAGCACGCTGATTCAGCCCGAGGACTGGATAACGATTGGAAAGGCCGTTTTTGAGAGCCTGAACGACTACGATGGAATCGTCATAACCCACGGAACTGATACCCTCGCCTACACCTCTTCGGCATTGAGCTTCATGCTGAGGAACGTTCCAATTCCAGTAGTTCTGACTGGCTCGATGCTCCCCATAACTGAACCCAACAGCGACGCGCCGAGGAACCTGAAAACGGCACTAACCTTCGCGATGAAGGGCTTTCCGGGAATATACGTCGCCTTCATGGACAAGATAATGCTCGGCACGAGGGTTTCAAAGGTGCACTCCCTTGGCTTGAACGCCTTCCAGAGCATAAACTATCCCGACATTGCTTACATCAAGGGCGAGGAGGTAGTTATAAGGCACAAGCCCGAGCTTCCCGCCGGAGAGCCGTCCTTCGACCCGAGGATAGACCCAGAGGTTGTCCACGTTCGCCTAACGCCGGGCCTTTCGCCGGAGGTCTTTCTCGCGGTTGCAGAGAAAGTTCACGGCATAGTTCTCGAAGGCTACGGCGCCGGGGGGATTCCCTACCGCGGGCGGAACCTCCTCGAGGCCGTCTCAAAGGTCGCCCGCGAAAAACCCGTGGTCATGACGACGCAGGCCCTCTACGGTGGCGTTGATTTGACGCGCTACGAAGTTGGCAGAAGGGCCCTTGAGGCCGGCGTTATTCCGGCTGGAGATATGACGAAGGAGGCAACGCTCGTTAAGCTCATGTACGCCCTCGGCAGGTCGAGGGAGGTTGAAGAAGTGAGGAGGATAATGGAGAAAAACCTCGCCGGGGAGCTCAGCTCAGCTTTTTGA
- a CDS encoding PEGA domain-containing protein yields the protein MRIGRIVLTIVLLSILSTGYVSGAGLGTDVTVAGYIVNGKAPTLVMEQNGGYGFLVFFDNTTTWAFVRLDTDMHITPIRVYHVLEPKGHVVYPTSLIPYKNGFLVAGNIDVRSNSSSSHWGFWLAYFDKSGNVVWERAYLTRFTSSVSRIIVDNSTGKILLVGSGCFYSGSDGFIGVFNPETRKLEKLVALGGIYADGIDDVIVLRDSYVVVGSSWSLGDIQGKPFVVRFTKDFSVLNSVAFTLLDGGTPVKSADWWATYTSYSNGTIRLFGKFLVEKYGQKRVTLQKSGLWWMTLDNNFDLLNYSFKEATVNSSPIELGYSGVFKLYHLPSSNDSMIVSGVYLDYERFFVGWIHNSSIDGYFVNVNRSPVDYYNSLIPPFTPVFKLDNSLVLTLTAQRYSDVNFKAYSPLLAIRIPYTKLHNPVALRKNFLYGGNFSIKLKNAGFRVKESRYVVPYSIKLLNVEIHPGNISIVPVDSMLNIVELRDPKPMVKVDIFQDSDSSFPSDATIYIDGTKINISSSAATLYLFPGKHNVTITKQGFIPHNETIDLQAFVRYGFDISTLASFLRLSVSPENTTIKIICPPSYQPDYRFTFNITSKIKGIILPTAYYCLVTAVKDGYVPQSKEIWTFNVMNLTFNLTPEPVSLTISSNPPAEVFVNGKSYGRTPKNLSLNPGNYTVVLSKQGYQNYSVNLTLKPGESKSLSVTLTPLENSTTSPTSTSTPVAHNATSSITSSTPVQNTSVQPLNGERNVCGPAFIVVLALLALIAGRKRT from the coding sequence ATGAGAATTGGACGGATAGTTCTAACAATTGTCTTACTCTCCATTCTATCCACGGGTTATGTCTCGGGCGCGGGACTGGGAACGGATGTGACGGTTGCGGGATACATTGTTAACGGTAAGGCCCCTACCCTTGTAATGGAACAGAATGGGGGCTACGGTTTCCTCGTTTTCTTTGATAACACTACCACTTGGGCATTTGTTAGATTGGACACCGATATGCACATCACCCCCATTCGTGTGTATCACGTTTTGGAGCCCAAAGGCCATGTTGTCTATCCTACCTCGCTGATTCCATACAAGAATGGGTTTTTGGTTGCCGGTAATATTGACGTTAGAAGTAACTCTTCCAGTTCTCATTGGGGATTCTGGCTGGCGTACTTTGATAAAAGTGGAAACGTTGTGTGGGAGAGGGCTTACCTGACCCGCTTTACCTCCTCCGTCTCAAGGATTATCGTTGATAACTCCACGGGGAAAATCCTGCTGGTGGGTAGTGGATGCTTTTACTCAGGTAGTGACGGGTTCATTGGGGTGTTCAACCCTGAAACCCGGAAGCTTGAGAAGCTCGTTGCCCTCGGTGGTATATATGCCGATGGGATTGACGACGTTATAGTTCTCAGGGATTCATACGTTGTGGTGGGGAGCTCCTGGAGTCTGGGCGATATCCAGGGAAAACCCTTCGTGGTGAGGTTTACGAAGGACTTCAGCGTTCTGAACTCTGTCGCGTTTACACTCCTCGATGGCGGAACTCCCGTGAAGTCTGCTGACTGGTGGGCGACTTACACCAGCTACTCCAACGGCACGATTAGACTCTTTGGAAAGTTTCTCGTTGAAAAATACGGCCAGAAGAGGGTTACCCTGCAGAAAAGCGGGCTGTGGTGGATGACCCTTGATAACAACTTCGACCTCCTCAATTACTCGTTCAAGGAAGCCACTGTCAACTCCAGCCCCATTGAGCTCGGTTATTCCGGGGTTTTCAAACTGTACCACCTGCCCTCTTCCAACGACTCTATGATAGTGTCTGGGGTTTACCTCGACTATGAGCGGTTCTTCGTGGGCTGGATTCACAACAGTTCGATAGACGGCTACTTCGTGAACGTCAACCGTTCTCCTGTGGATTACTATAACTCACTCATTCCGCCGTTTACCCCTGTTTTTAAGTTGGATAACTCCCTTGTTCTTACGTTAACTGCCCAAAGGTACTCCGACGTAAACTTCAAAGCGTACAGTCCTCTCCTGGCCATTAGAATTCCCTACACCAAGCTCCACAATCCCGTGGCGCTGAGAAAGAATTTCCTCTACGGTGGAAACTTCTCGATAAAACTCAAGAACGCGGGTTTCAGGGTAAAGGAGAGCAGGTACGTTGTCCCCTACAGTATAAAGCTCCTCAACGTTGAGATACATCCTGGCAATATTAGCATTGTTCCCGTCGATTCCATGTTAAATATTGTCGAGCTCAGGGACCCAAAGCCAATGGTTAAGGTGGACATATTCCAGGACTCTGACTCATCTTTCCCAAGCGATGCCACTATTTACATAGACGGCACTAAAATTAACATTAGCTCCTCTGCGGCCACCCTTTATCTCTTCCCGGGGAAACATAATGTGACTATAACAAAACAGGGTTTCATACCCCATAATGAGACAATTGACCTGCAAGCGTTTGTGAGATATGGCTTTGATATTAGTACTCTTGCATCGTTTTTACGGCTTTCAGTCTCCCCGGAAAACACCACTATCAAAATAATATGTCCTCCATCGTATCAGCCCGACTATCGGTTCACCTTTAACATCACTTCCAAGATAAAGGGGATAATACTACCAACCGCTTATTACTGTCTCGTAACTGCCGTTAAAGATGGCTACGTCCCGCAGTCAAAGGAGATATGGACTTTCAATGTCATGAACCTCACCTTCAACCTTACACCTGAGCCTGTTAGCCTGACGATTTCCAGCAATCCCCCGGCTGAGGTTTTTGTAAACGGGAAATCCTACGGCAGAACGCCCAAGAACCTGTCCCTCAATCCCGGAAACTACACCGTAGTCCTATCGAAGCAGGGTTATCAGAACTATTCCGTTAACCTAACACTCAAGCCAGGGGAGAGTAAAAGCCTTAGCGTCACACTTACTCCTTTAGAGAACTCCACCACGAGCCCAACGAGCACTTCCACTCCCGTTGCCCACAATGCGACTTCCAGCATTACCTCGAGCACTCCGGTCCAAAACACCAGTGTACAACCGTTAAATGGGGAAAGAAACGTGTGCGGGCCGGCGTTTATAGTTGTGCTGGCCCTGCTGGCGCTGATAGCTGGGCGAAAAAGAACCTAA
- a CDS encoding DHH family phosphoesterase, translating into MAVKDCPECHGTGKVKVGEKECPVCEGWGYVPADFKIGEKLKGYRNLDHLGVEDEVDEIPCPECHGKGTVPVYDTCPTCGGTGKVLVCDICGKIKEPWEPGMETTWVCPDCLRKYKVVFILDKTCDYEDVEIGSLYKGTIDRVERFGVFVRLNPHVVGLIKRKDLLGGREYLPGQEIIVQVLDVRPDKREIDLIESPQRHYKTVVVKKELPVTPIAELSKDMAGKTVRIQGKVTQIQVTGGPTVFTITDGTGITWAAAFEAPGVRAYPNIQVGDIVEVIGKIAFHSGEIQIEVSDMARLWGPDAARVKQQIEAELDKRAQPKDVGFLVQSEVLEKLKPKIMKAAFMIRRAIFEGRPILLRHHSDADGYTSGLALEYAIVPLIESISPDPQARWKLFKRRPSRAPFYELEDVLKDIIFMVEDHEKFGDPLPLVVIVDNGGTSEDIPAYKRIKAYGVPIVVIDHHDPREWVSEDKAKVDEYVDVHVNPHHVKRGYYELTAGMLATEVARFVNPDVEDKIKHLPAIAGTGDRSKAPEFYQYLEIAKKAKGLTEEDLKKIAEVIDHEAFYWKFMDGHGIIDEILLLTGNLQRHRELINAIYPEVKEKQEKALKASLPHVKSVVLPNGIRFNTIDVELFAPKFSYPSPGKLSGLIHDHFKEKYGEDSPILTLAYGPDFAVVRASDGMSAYNFDLNEIIPRLQEKLPSAGIEGGGHSYAGSIKFFEGMRKEVLEEFAKEVVKLKKA; encoded by the coding sequence ATGGCGGTTAAGGACTGTCCCGAGTGCCACGGAACGGGAAAGGTGAAGGTAGGCGAGAAGGAGTGCCCCGTTTGCGAGGGCTGGGGCTACGTTCCGGCTGATTTCAAGATAGGCGAAAAGCTGAAAGGTTACAGAAACCTCGACCACCTCGGCGTCGAGGACGAGGTTGACGAGATACCCTGCCCCGAGTGCCACGGCAAGGGAACGGTTCCCGTTTACGACACCTGCCCAACCTGTGGCGGAACGGGCAAGGTGCTCGTCTGTGACATCTGTGGCAAGATAAAAGAGCCCTGGGAGCCGGGAATGGAAACGACGTGGGTCTGCCCGGACTGCCTCAGGAAGTACAAGGTCGTCTTCATACTCGACAAGACCTGCGACTACGAAGATGTGGAAATCGGCAGTCTCTACAAGGGAACGATTGACAGGGTCGAGCGCTTCGGAGTTTTCGTCAGGCTCAACCCGCACGTCGTCGGTCTAATCAAGAGGAAGGACCTCCTCGGCGGAAGGGAGTACCTGCCGGGACAGGAGATAATCGTCCAGGTTCTCGACGTCAGGCCCGACAAGAGGGAGATAGACCTCATCGAGTCACCACAGAGGCACTACAAGACCGTCGTCGTCAAGAAGGAACTCCCCGTAACGCCGATAGCCGAGCTCAGCAAGGACATGGCCGGAAAGACCGTGAGGATACAGGGTAAGGTTACGCAGATACAGGTCACCGGCGGGCCAACGGTCTTCACGATAACCGACGGAACTGGAATAACCTGGGCGGCCGCCTTCGAGGCTCCTGGAGTTAGAGCTTACCCCAACATCCAGGTCGGCGACATCGTTGAGGTCATAGGCAAGATAGCCTTCCACTCGGGCGAGATTCAGATTGAAGTCAGCGACATGGCGAGGCTCTGGGGACCTGATGCAGCGAGGGTTAAACAGCAGATAGAAGCCGAGCTCGACAAGAGGGCACAGCCCAAAGATGTGGGCTTCCTCGTCCAGAGCGAGGTTCTCGAGAAGCTCAAGCCGAAGATTATGAAGGCCGCCTTCATGATTAGGAGGGCAATCTTCGAGGGCAGGCCGATTCTCCTGAGGCACCACTCCGATGCCGATGGTTACACTTCCGGTCTGGCCCTTGAATACGCGATAGTCCCGCTGATAGAGAGCATCTCCCCGGACCCGCAGGCGAGGTGGAAGCTCTTCAAGCGCAGACCGAGCAGGGCTCCCTTCTACGAGCTGGAAGATGTGCTCAAGGACATAATATTCATGGTCGAGGACCATGAGAAGTTCGGAGACCCGCTCCCGCTCGTCGTCATAGTGGACAACGGCGGAACGAGCGAGGACATTCCTGCCTACAAGAGGATAAAGGCCTACGGGGTTCCAATAGTGGTCATAGACCACCACGACCCGCGCGAGTGGGTGAGCGAGGACAAAGCTAAGGTCGATGAGTACGTTGATGTCCACGTCAATCCGCACCACGTCAAGCGCGGTTACTACGAATTAACCGCTGGAATGCTGGCAACTGAGGTGGCCCGTTTCGTCAACCCCGACGTTGAGGACAAGATAAAGCACCTGCCTGCCATCGCTGGAACCGGCGACAGGAGCAAAGCTCCGGAGTTCTACCAGTACCTCGAGATTGCCAAGAAGGCGAAGGGCCTCACCGAGGAGGACCTGAAGAAGATTGCCGAGGTCATAGACCACGAGGCCTTCTACTGGAAGTTCATGGACGGGCACGGAATCATTGACGAGATTCTCCTTCTGACCGGCAACCTGCAGAGGCACCGCGAGCTGATAAACGCGATTTATCCAGAGGTCAAAGAGAAGCAGGAGAAAGCGCTGAAGGCATCGCTACCGCACGTCAAGAGCGTCGTCCTACCCAACGGCATAAGGTTCAACACCATCGACGTGGAGCTCTTCGCGCCGAAGTTCAGCTATCCTTCTCCGGGCAAGCTGAGCGGTTTAATCCACGACCACTTCAAGGAGAAGTACGGTGAAGACAGTCCAATCCTGACCCTTGCCTACGGCCCGGACTTCGCCGTGGTTAGGGCCAGCGATGGAATGTCCGCCTACAACTTCGACCTCAACGAGATAATCCCGAGGCTCCAGGAGAAGCTCCCATCGGCGGGAATCGAGGGCGGTGGCCACAGCTACGCGGGGTCAATAAAGTTCTTCGAGGGCATGCGCAAGGAGGTGCTTGAGGAGTTCGCCAAGGAAGTCGTGAAGCTGAAGAAGGCCTGA